Proteins from a single region of Scleropages formosus chromosome 24, fSclFor1.1, whole genome shotgun sequence:
- the manbal gene encoding protein MANBAL, with product MSGELDLSPPEVPEPTLLENLLRYGLFLGAIFQLVCILAVILPSSKAHDQEEAEPGETHGTEQMRKPKGSVSQVRQKPKKESKKKR from the exons ATGTCTGGAGAACTGGACCTTTCACCCCCCGAGGTTCCAGAACCCACCCTCCTGGAAAATCTCTTACGTTACGGTCTCTTCCTGGGAGCCATATTCCAACTTGTGTGCATCCTTGCGGTAATATTACCATCCTCCAAGGCCCATGACCAG GAGGAAGCAGAACCTGGTGAGACACATGGCACAGAGCAGATGAGAAAACCCAAAGGATCCGTTTCTCAGGTCCGGCagaagccaaagaaagaaagcaaaaagaaaagataA